Proteins encoded in a region of the Phacochoerus africanus isolate WHEZ1 chromosome 8, ROS_Pafr_v1, whole genome shotgun sequence genome:
- the SIRT2 gene encoding LOW QUALITY PROTEIN: NAD-dependent protein deacetylase sirtuin-2 (The sequence of the model RefSeq protein was modified relative to this genomic sequence to represent the inferred CDS: inserted 1 base in 1 codon), translated as MAEPDPSDPVETQAGKVQEAQDSDSDSDTEEGAAGGEAEMDFLRNFFSQTLGLGTQKERLLDELTLEGVSRYMQSERCRRVICLVGAGISTSAGIPDFRSPSTGLYANLEKYRLPYPEAIFEIGYFKKHPEPFFALAKELYPGQFKPTICHYFIRLLKEKGLLLRCYTQNIDTLERVAGLEPEDLVEAHGTFYTSHCISPLCRQEYTLGWMKEKIFSEVTPKCEKCQSVVKPDIVFFGENLPARFFSCMQSDFLKVDLLIVMGTSLQVQPFASLISKAPLSTPRLLINKEKTGQTDPFLGMMMGLGGGMDFDSKKAYRDVAWLGDCDQGCLALADLLGWKKELEDLVRKEHASIDAQSGSGTPNPXHFSFPQEVSASRQGGGQDHGGRETPVTAASPRQDAQLWDS; from the exons atGGCCGAGCCGGATC cctctGACCCTGTGGAGACCCAAGCAGGGAAGGTGCAAGAGGCTCAG gaCTCCGATTCCGATTCAGACACTGAGGAAGGAGCAGCTGGTGGAGAAGCCGAGA TGGACTTCCTGCGGAATTTCTTCTCCCAGACCCTGGGCCTGGGCACCCAGAAGGAGCGTCTGCTGGACGAGCTCACCCTGGAAGGGGTGTCCCGCTACATGCAGAGCGAGCGCT GTCGCAGAGTCATCTGTTTGGTGGGAGCTGGAATCTCTACGT ccgcGGGCATCCCTGACTTCCGCTCCCCGTCCACGGGCCTCTATGCCAACCTGGAGAAGTACCGTCTGCCCTACCCGGAGGCCATCTTTGAGATTGGCTACTTCAAG AAACATCCAGAGCCCTTCTTCGCCCTCGCCAAGGAACTCTATCCTGGGCAGTTCAAG CCGACCATCTGTCACTACTTCATCCGCCTGCTGAAGGAGAAAGGGCTGCTCCTGCGCTGCTACACGCAG AACATAGACACCCTGGAGCGAGTGGCGGGACTAGAGCCCGAGGACCTGGTGGAGGCCCATGGCACCTTCTACACGTCACACTGCATCAGCCCCCTCTGCCGGCAGGAGTACACGCTAGGCTGGATGAAAG AGAAGATCTTTTCCGAGGTGACCCCCAAGTGTGAGAAATGTCAGAGCGTGGTGAAGCCTG ATATCGTGTTCTTCGGTGAGAACCTCCCAGCGCGTTTCTTCTCCTGCATGCAGTCA GACTTTCTGAAGGTGGACCTTCTCATCGTCATGGGCACctccctgcaggtgcagcccttcgCATCCCTCATCAGCAA GGCGCCCCTCTCCACCCCGCGCCTGCTCATCAACAAGGAGAAGACCGGCCAG ACTGACCCGTTCCTCGGGATGATGATGGGCCTCGGAGGAGGCATGGACTTCGATTCAAAAAAGGCGTACAG GGACGTGGCCTGGCTGGGTGACTGCGACCAGGGCTGCTTGGCCCTCGCTGATCTCCTCGGATGGAAG AAGGAGCTGGAGGATCTTGTCCGGAAAGAGCATGCCAGCATAGATGCCCAGTCGGGATCGGGCACCCCCAATC ACCACTTCAGCTTCCCCCAGGAAGTCTCCGCCTCCCGCCAAGGCGGAGGCCAGGACCACGGAGGGAGAGAAACCCCAGTGACAGCTGCGTCTCCCAGGCAGGACGCCCAGCTTTGGGACAGCTGA
- the NFKBIB gene encoding NF-kappa-B inhibitor beta yields MAGVACLGKAADTDEWCDSGLGSLGPDAAAPGGPGLGAELGPGLSWAPLVFGYVTEDGDTALHLAVIHQHEPFLDFLLGFAAGTEYLDLQNDLGQTALHLAAILGEASTVEKLYAAGASLLVAERGGHTALHLACRVRAHACARALLQPRPRRPRGAPNTYLAQGSDHTPDTDHTPVALYPEPDLEKEEDESEEDWKLQLEAENYEGHTPLHVAVIHKDAEMVRLLREAGVDLNKPEPTCGRSPLHLAVEAQAADVLELLLKAGADPAARMYGGRTPLGSATLRPNPVLARLLRAHGAPEPEDEDKPGPCTSSSDSDSGDEGDEYDDIVVHSARSPNQLPPTPASKPLPDDPI; encoded by the exons ATGGCTGGGGTTGCGTGCTTGGGGAAAGCTGCGGACACCGATGAATGGTGCGACAGTGGCCTGGGCTCTCTGGGTCCGGACGCAGCGGCCCCCGGAGGACCAGGCCTAGGCGCGGAGCTGGGTCCGGGACTATCGTGGGCGCCCCTCGTCTTCGGCTACGTCACTGAGGATGGCGACAC GGCACTGCACTTGGCGGTGATTCATCAGCATGAGCCCTTCCTGGATTTCCTCCTGGGCTTTGCTGCTGGCACTGAGTACCTGGACCTGCAGAATGACCTGGGCCAG ACAGCCCTGCACCTGGCAGCCATCCTGGGGGAGGCATCCACAGTAGAGAAGCTGTACGCCGCGGGTGCCAGTTTGCTGGTGGCAGAGCGTGGGGGCCACACAGCGCTGCACCTGGCCTGCCGCGTCCGGGCACACGCCTGCGCGCGCGCGCtgctccagccccgcccccggcgcCCCAGGGGAGCTCCCAACACCTACCTCGCTCAGGGCTCTGACCATACCCCTGACACGGACCACACCCCAGTGGCCTTGTACCCTGAACCTGacctggagaaggaagaggatgagAGTGAAGAggactggaagctgcagctggaggctgaAAACTATGAGG GCCACACCCCACTCCACGTGGCTGTCATCCACAAAGATGCCGAGATGGTCCGACTGCTCCGAGAGGCTGGAGTCGATCTCAACAAACCG GAGCCCACGTGTGGTCGGAGCCCCTTGCACTTGGCAGTGGAGGCCCAAGCGGCTGACGTGCTGGAGCTTCTCCTGAAGGCCGGTGCCGACCCTGCTGCCCGCATGTACGGTGGCCGCACTCCCCTTGGCAGTGCCACGCTCCGGCCCAACCCCGTCCTCGCCCGCCTCCTCCGTGCACACGGCGCCCCTGAGCCCGAGGACGAGGACAAGCCCGGTCCTTGCACCAGCAGCAGCGACAGCGACAGCGGGGATGAAGGC GATGAATACGACGACATCGTGGTCCACAGCGCCCGGAGCCCCAACCAGCTACCTCCCACGCCAGCCTCAAAACCGCTCCCTGACGACCCCATCTGA